Sequence from the Candidatus Eisenbacteria bacterium genome:
CGTCGCGCAGCGCGTCCCACACCTCCGGCAGCTCGTCGGGAGGCACGTCGGTGAGGATGACCCCGTCCACCCCCGACTCCGCGGCACGGCGCGCGAACGCCCCGGCGCCGAAACGCAGCAGCGGGTTGGCGTAGGTCATCATCACGATCGGCAGGGCGCAGCGGGCGTGGATCTCGGCAGCCATGGCCAGCGAGCGCTCCACGGTCATGCCGTGGCCCAGCGCCACCTGCGAGGAGGCCTGGATCACCGGCCCGTCGGCGATGGGATCGGAAAACGGGATGCCCAGCTCGAGCGCGGCGGCCCCGGCCGCGGCCAGTGCCACGGCGGCGTCCACGGTTCGCGCGGGGTCGGGGTGGCCTGCGGTCAGGAACGGCACCAAAGCGGGACGGCCCCCCGGGGAGCAGACCCGGAGAGCCGTCTCGAGACGCGCCGCGGGCATCAGCGCGGGAACATCGAGACCGGGTCGGTCTCGTACCCCAGCGGCGTGTAGCGCGGGTTCCAGGTGCCCGGCATGCGCTGGTACTGGATGGTGATCAGCGAGTGCTCGCCGGCCTTGTAGCTCAAGTTGACGTCGTGCAGGAACAGCCCCGGCTTGGCGGAGTAGCCGAAGTACGAGCCGCTGGACATGAACAGGTTGCCCACCCCCACCGACATGGTGAGCGGGCCCGAGGCGCGGTAGTTGAGGCGGGTGACGTTCAGTCCCTGGGAGAGCGTGCCGCCGCCGCCCGACATCACCGAAAAGGTGGTCTCGTTGGTGATCTTGAAGCGGCTGGGGTCCAGCGCCCCCAGGAGCGAGCGCGAGCCCGAACCCGAATAGCCCGCCGGCGAGCCCTGCTCCGACGAACGGCCGAACATGTCCAGCCCGCTGCGCGAAAGGTAGGTGTCCTCCGCGCGCGCGGTGGTGGCGCAGGCGGCGAGAACCACGAGAATTGCCAGGCAGCGCTTCATGGGTTTGCGTTCCTCCCTGGAAGACCGGAGGCCAGGCCCCGGCCGACACATCCTCTAGATTAGGTCAGGCTGGCCGGGCAAGTCAACGGCCAGGGAATCGGGACCCCGGGAGGTCGGCTGGGGTCGCCGCGGCGTAATCGCCGCTGCCGCAACGTCCGGAAGGGCGCAGACTCCCCCGGGGCCGTCGCGGCCGGTACTGAATAGGACGCGCGAGACGACCGCGGGGTTCCCCCGGAAACGCCCCGGCCCCCGGCGCGCAGGACGGGGGCCGCAGGCGGAATGGGACGGGCGGCCCGCGAAGGCCGCCCGCGCAGTGACGTCCAGGCGAGCCGGCGACCTACTCGTCGACGGCCTGGACCTCGATGACGAGGTTGATCCGCACCTTCTGCCCCGGCTTCAGCCCCGAGAGGCTCACCGGGATGGTAAAGGTGCGGTCCACCGGTGCGGGCCCGGCTTCGCCGTGGGCCGCCGCGACCGGGGCTCCAACCTCGTGGTGCAACTCGACGACTTCGGCCTGCAGCTTCGGGTACGGCGCCTGCGAGCCGGCGCCCGGGCGACCGCCGATGCTCTCCGGCAAGTCGCGGCTGCCGAACCCCTCGCGGAAGTCGGGCAGGTCCAGCGGACGGTCGTCGGAGGGCGGGGGCAGCTCGTCCGCCTGCACGGCGGCCGCCTCCTCCAACGATGCGGACACCGCGGGCGGCTCGAACACTGTGGCCGGCTCCGGCCGGGTCACCACCGCCGGCGGCGCGCACGTCTCCACCGCGGTGGCCGCGAAGCCGGCGGATTCCGCCTGCTGCCGCGCGGCAAACTCAGACACTCCCACCGCCTCGACGGACTCCTGGACCGGGGGCGCGACGCCATTGCCCTTGCCGGTCTTGAGCCACGTGGCGAACCGCTCCGCGAGCGACGGAGCCCGCCGGGAAGCAGCCGCGGAGTACATGGACGCCTCCGCCGGGGAAGCGCCGTACGTGGAGGCGTCCGCTGAAGCGGCCGCGGCCATCGCCGCGCCTGCGCCCGCGGCCGAAGCCATCGCCGGCTCCGGTTCGGGCACCGCCGGCTGCGGGGGCGGCGCCGGTGCCAGTGGCTGGCTCTCCCGCACCCCTGGCGCGGCGGCCGCCGGGGCGGGATCGAAGACCGCCGGAGCGGGAGCCTGGATCTCGGGCCGGCTCGTCTCGCGGACGGCCGGCGCCGGCGCGTGGGACGCGGAAGCGGCCTCGAAGGCCACCGGCTCGGGCTCCGGCAGGGATCGCGCCGGCGCCGGCGCGGACGCCGCCGGCGGGGCGGAAGGAGAAGCGGGCGCGGAAGCCATGGGACGCGCTTCGCCGGCGGACATCGCCGACGAACTGCGCGCGCCGAGCTTCAGCTCCCGGTTCAGGTTCTCGAGCAGCAGCCGCGACACGCCGCGGAAAGTCTCGAACACTCCGTCACCCTTGACCGCCACCGCCTCGAACCACGGCACGCCCTTGGGGTTGAGCTCGCGGTTGAGCTCTTCGACGGTGTAGACATCCGGCAGGTCGCGCTTGTTGTACTGGATCACCCAGGGCACCT
This genomic interval carries:
- a CDS encoding tryptophan synthase subunit alpha, with amino-acid sequence MPAARLETALRVCSPGGRPALVPFLTAGHPDPARTVDAAVALAAAGAAALELGIPFSDPIADGPVIQASSQVALGHGMTVERSLAMAAEIHARCALPIVMMTYANPLLRFGAGAFARRAAESGVDGVILTDVPPDELPEVWDALRDAGVGAVRLVTPLTRPGRLRRILEGAGGYVYVVSRTGVTGKGEAAAGLEELLRGLRAMTPLPVAVGFGIESAAHVGRFTGLADAVIVGSALLKRMDAAGPEGAARAAGAFLTGLRAG